One genomic window of Spiroplasma endosymbiont of Diplazon laetatorius includes the following:
- the aspS gene encoding aspartate--tRNA ligase, with amino-acid sequence MKRTHTCGELTLKNVNENVILQGWVTKVRKMGAMNFIDLRDRYGITQLVIDESISLENVKSEYVLEVEGKVIERKSKNLDLKTGEIEIKVEKVTLINKSELTPFEIKDGIESQEDTRLTYRYLDLRRPEMQNNLLVRSKMNHVVRNFFVDQEFIEIETPIFGKSTPEGARDFLVPSRLNAGKFYALPQSPQLYKQLFMISGLDRYFQIVKCFRDEDLRIDRQPEFTQLDMEMSFADADDVMNTIEALVKKVIFEIKGIDIKESIQRISWHESMDKYGNDKPDLRFGFEIHSLNEVFKNTEIPLFSNLEDKSIRAICVDSLLNKKELEDLTEVAKQNSVNILAFAKYDSNEWTGSIGSKLSEDEKTKLIAEFDIKTSSTILFVVEEYYKASQAMGSIRNRVAKLLNLIDSEVMKLALIVDFPLFEFSEEENRFVAAHHPFTMPADSSLDNFESNKKDALAKAYDIVLNGFEIGGGSQRITDASIQKRMFDAIGLTEEQIESNFGWFVNAYKYGAPYHAGCALGLDRICMLLTGSENIREVIAFPKNSSGVDPMTNAPDVVTNQQLDELNIKLK; translated from the coding sequence ATGAAACGTACACATACATGTGGTGAACTTACTTTAAAAAATGTAAACGAAAACGTTATCTTACAAGGGTGAGTAACTAAGGTTAGAAAGATGGGGGCAATGAACTTTATCGATCTAAGAGATAGATATGGTATTACTCAACTTGTAATTGATGAATCAATCAGTTTAGAAAATGTTAAATCAGAATATGTTTTAGAAGTTGAAGGAAAAGTTATTGAAAGAAAATCAAAAAACTTAGACTTAAAAACTGGTGAAATCGAAATTAAAGTTGAAAAGGTTACTTTAATTAATAAATCTGAATTAACTCCATTTGAAATTAAAGATGGAATTGAATCTCAAGAAGATACAAGATTGACTTACAGATACTTGGACTTAAGAAGACCAGAAATGCAAAACAACTTACTTGTAAGAAGTAAAATGAATCATGTTGTTAGAAACTTTTTTGTTGATCAAGAATTTATTGAAATTGAAACTCCTATATTTGGTAAATCAACTCCAGAAGGAGCAAGAGACTTTCTAGTTCCTTCAAGATTAAATGCAGGTAAATTTTATGCATTGCCTCAATCTCCTCAATTATATAAACAATTATTTATGATATCTGGTTTAGATAGATACTTTCAAATTGTTAAATGTTTTAGGGATGAAGATTTAAGAATCGACAGACAACCAGAATTTACTCAATTAGATATGGAAATGTCATTTGCTGATGCTGATGATGTTATGAATACAATTGAAGCTCTAGTAAAAAAAGTAATTTTTGAAATTAAAGGAATTGATATTAAAGAATCAATTCAAAGAATTTCATGACATGAATCAATGGATAAATATGGAAATGATAAACCCGATTTAAGATTTGGTTTTGAAATACATTCATTAAATGAAGTTTTCAAAAATACTGAAATTCCATTATTTTCAAATTTAGAAGACAAATCAATTAGAGCAATTTGTGTTGATTCTCTTTTAAACAAAAAAGAATTAGAAGACTTAACTGAAGTTGCAAAACAAAATAGTGTAAATATTTTAGCTTTTGCAAAATATGATTCAAATGAATGAACTGGATCAATAGGTTCAAAACTTTCAGAAGATGAAAAAACAAAATTAATTGCAGAGTTTGATATTAAAACTTCTTCAACTATTTTATTTGTTGTTGAAGAATATTACAAAGCAAGTCAAGCAATGGGTTCTATTAGAAATAGAGTTGCAAAACTTTTAAACTTAATAGATTCAGAAGTTATGAAATTAGCTTTAATAGTTGATTTCCCATTATTTGAATTCTCAGAAGAAGAAAACAGATTTGTTGCAGCTCATCATCCATTTACAATGCCAGCAGATTCATCGCTTGATAATTTTGAATCAAACAAAAAAGATGCATTAGCAAAAGCTTATGACATTGTTTTAAATGGTTTTGAAATTGGTGGGGGAAGTCAAAGAATTACTGACGCTTCAATTCAAAAAAGAATGTTTGATGCAATTGGCTTAACAGAAGAGCAAATTGAATCTAACTTTGGGTGATTTGTAAATGCATACAAATATGGAGCTCCATATCATGCCGGTTGTGCTCTTGGGTTAGATAGAATTTGTATGTTATTAACTGGTTCTGAAAACATAAGAGAAGTTATAGCATTTCCTAAAAACTCATCAGGAGTTGATCCAATGACAAATGCACCAGATGTAGTTACAAATCAACAACTAGATGAATTAAACATTAAATTAAAATAA
- a CDS encoding Pr6Pr family membrane protein, with the protein MKSLNFQVTYKYFFGLLSFFTIFSYYIWNIVTAREVNGDYQGNYEIYTIDYFTTFTLLSNLLVQIWFIYAAINHKKEGRTKFLSNTTANALATIITVTLIVYNGILIPVEGFPSHPFSIFVTLVDHAVVPVAFILYINLFMTNKEQVGLKEFFIKKFWIQFAMVLSYCLYAMVRGEFRYNSSGDYYYNAKEGINLLYPYFFLDVHHVGPGGIPGYGWFFIAFFAILGMLVGFSFLYNFINNKVINKGFYQKLNK; encoded by the coding sequence ATGAAATCACTTAACTTTCAAGTTACTTACAAATATTTCTTTGGACTATTGTCATTTTTTACAATATTTTCATACTATATTTGAAACATAGTAACAGCAAGAGAAGTAAATGGCGATTATCAAGGTAATTATGAAATTTATACAATTGATTACTTTACTACATTTACTTTACTTTCAAACTTATTAGTACAAATATGATTCATATATGCTGCTATAAACCATAAAAAAGAAGGTAGAACAAAATTCTTGAGCAATACAACAGCTAATGCATTGGCAACAATTATTACAGTTACTTTAATTGTTTATAATGGAATACTTATTCCTGTAGAAGGTTTCCCAAGCCATCCATTCTCAATTTTTGTAACACTAGTAGATCACGCTGTAGTTCCAGTTGCTTTTATACTTTATATTAACTTGTTTATGACAAATAAAGAACAAGTGGGGTTAAAAGAATTCTTTATTAAAAAATTCTGAATACAATTTGCAATGGTTTTAAGTTACTGTTTATATGCAATGGTTCGTGGAGAATTCAGATATAATTCTTCAGGAGATTATTATTACAATGCAAAAGAGGGTATTAATTTACTTTACCCATATTTCTTCTTAGATGTTCATCATGTTGGACCTGGAGGAATTCCTGGATATGGTTGATTCTTTATAGCTTTCTTTGCGATATTAGGAATGCTAGTAGGATTTAGTTTCTTATATAATTTTATTAATAACAAAGTTATTAATAAGGGTTTTTATCAAAAATTAAATAAATAG
- a CDS encoding glycosyl hydrolase family 18 protein, whose protein sequence is MKKLLSLISALSLTTSTSTAVVSCGIFGGNNNNPGEKTEISKVLTKSYIGKIPNNTSTRIMQTVAELNPSLNLKFVDIKDITETQATIFARESGNYTGSIVVTFEIGEDEKPNPENDLANLIKVTDLGTLNDSQQWTIKTRIVELNSKIDINNILITNIEKNSAIVKDAGGNLYSGKVTVTFKTKDEEIKPEIDLSTIIKNTQLGEIRNNNQSTILTAAKSKNTELKKDSVIATEITQTSAVITGSGNGYYTGSVKVTFTVKDEGTEQIDKVLVGYYYDWGGEAQVKPTFEEIAKTNYNVIDVSFLYSRESYVMPVYEPINAYEVKEGIKLLHSQGKKVIISMGGATGDEMRFRYDQKDQLKQTILNVVDEYGFDGLDIDWEGSCLTDRESQRTTIDALKEIKDERSDFLITMAPEMPYLKNDTEASRGSYIPFLKGLDDYYDWINPQLYNGWAFGPYVDYEDQQRLNLNLSYISNDDVEHRAEFYYLMTKYLTTTYSSQNGFYLIDPDRFVMGASTNEPAGRGAATEEAIKKSYQWLSEDGIYTKGLMTWALNYDAYEGPITSNGQVINWKKWSFESWFNETHGKENK, encoded by the coding sequence ATGAAAAAATTACTTTCTCTAATATCAGCTTTATCTTTAACAACTTCGACTTCAACTGCAGTTGTTTCTTGTGGAATTTTTGGTGGTAACAATAATAACCCTGGAGAAAAAACAGAAATATCTAAAGTTCTAACAAAATCTTACATTGGAAAAATACCAAATAATACATCAACTAGAATAATGCAAACAGTTGCTGAATTAAATCCAAGTTTAAATTTAAAATTTGTTGATATAAAAGATATAACAGAAACTCAGGCAACTATTTTTGCAAGAGAAAGTGGTAATTATACTGGTAGTATTGTTGTTACATTCGAAATAGGTGAAGATGAAAAACCAAATCCTGAAAATGATCTTGCTAATTTAATAAAAGTAACTGATTTAGGGACTTTAAATGATTCTCAACAATGAACTATTAAAACTAGAATTGTTGAACTAAATTCAAAAATAGATATTAATAATATTTTGATTACTAACATAGAAAAAAATAGTGCTATTGTAAAAGATGCTGGTGGTAATCTATATTCAGGAAAAGTTACTGTAACTTTCAAAACAAAAGATGAAGAAATCAAACCAGAAATAGATTTATCTACTATTATTAAAAATACACAATTAGGAGAAATAAGAAATAATAATCAAAGTACTATCTTAACTGCTGCTAAATCTAAAAATACAGAATTGAAGAAAGACTCTGTAATTGCCACTGAAATAACACAAACAAGTGCTGTTATAACTGGTAGTGGAAATGGATACTATACTGGAAGTGTTAAAGTTACATTTACAGTTAAAGATGAAGGAACAGAACAAATAGACAAAGTATTAGTTGGATATTATTATGATTGAGGTGGAGAAGCCCAAGTAAAACCAACTTTTGAAGAAATAGCTAAAACAAACTATAACGTTATTGATGTGTCTTTCTTGTATTCAAGAGAATCTTATGTAATGCCTGTTTATGAACCGATAAATGCCTATGAAGTAAAAGAAGGTATTAAACTATTACACTCACAAGGAAAAAAAGTGATTATTTCTATGGGTGGAGCTACAGGAGATGAAATGAGATTTAGATATGATCAAAAAGATCAATTAAAACAAACCATTTTAAATGTAGTTGATGAATATGGTTTTGATGGACTTGATATTGACTGAGAAGGTTCATGTTTAACAGATAGAGAAAGTCAAAGAACAACAATTGATGCTTTAAAAGAAATAAAAGATGAAAGATCTGACTTTTTGATAACAATGGCTCCTGAAATGCCTTACTTAAAAAATGATACCGAAGCTTCGAGAGGAAGTTACATACCATTCTTAAAAGGTTTAGATGATTATTATGATTGAATAAATCCTCAATTATATAATGGTTGAGCTTTTGGACCATATGTAGATTATGAAGATCAACAAAGACTTAACTTAAATTTAAGTTATATTTCAAATGATGATGTGGAACATAGAGCAGAATTTTACTATTTAATGACAAAATACCTAACTACTACTTACAGTTCGCAAAATGGTTTTTATCTGATTGATCCAGATAGATTTGTAATGGGTGCATCTACAAACGAACCAGCTGGTAGAGGTGCTGCAACAGAAGAAGCAATTAAAAAATCATATCAATGATTAAGTGAAGATGGTATTTATACAAAAGGTCTTATGACTTGGGCTTTAAATTATGATGCTTATGAAGGGCCAATTACTTCTAATGGACAAGTAATTAACTGAAAAAAATGATCATTTGAATCATGATTTAATGAAACACATGGTAAAGAAAATAAATAA
- a CDS encoding M3 family metallopeptidase: protein MKRNEAHNKYKWNLLELYKTDEEFLKDLDLYIEKNKELLNFKDTLNSKENFINFLHQSINVDKYSSKLGHFLKHLYVDQKNERLTNLESIYSKKMQQFDGKFSWISEEIKNAGQENILEWLSSDETLKHYSKSYKDFFKHIKYLLPQKDRELISKVSNSSSMIYEMYETMRFKDNEEKILNYKEKEYIVNQKFISDIYTYSDPIKDQELRALASLKYKEDINNKKHTFAKIYESIVKEEIESCKILGMKGFKENFFDDDDFSIKDFLSLLEFTSKNSKVYYKYYGVIKNYLKLDKFYGTDSSLELFKLEKLNYSVEDAKEIITKSLKPLGDEYLKNLEYCWSENKIDYFEDENKSTGAFTVGSHTYDSLISMNFTDDVDSISTLAHEVGHAVHNLFAKQNQPKPLNGFSNMIAEVASTFNEHLLFDYLIKNEKDENRKLTLIQNRIEFIFNNFFSAVADAQFEFNCYEESEKGKILTLEKISELLKISNRKILGKSIFDRFDSESYKYSWISISHLFEQPFYIYKYAVSIAVSFKLYSQFKSTSDSTQIINLLKDGGSLEVTELFSKYGFDCKNENSYSEIIQEVENLVDQFESLLNKKTT, encoded by the coding sequence ATGAAAAGAAATGAAGCGCACAATAAATATAAATGAAACTTATTAGAACTTTATAAAACAGATGAAGAATTTTTAAAAGATTTAGATTTGTATATTGAAAAAAATAAAGAACTTTTAAATTTTAAAGATACATTAAATAGTAAAGAAAATTTTATAAATTTTTTACATCAATCAATTAATGTTGATAAGTATTCTTCAAAGTTAGGACATTTTTTAAAACATTTATATGTTGATCAAAAAAATGAGAGACTAACAAATTTAGAATCAATTTACAGTAAAAAGATGCAACAATTTGATGGTAAGTTTTCTTGAATAAGTGAAGAAATAAAAAATGCAGGTCAAGAAAATATTTTAGAATGACTTTCGAGTGACGAAACTTTAAAACACTATTCAAAAAGTTACAAAGATTTTTTTAAACATATAAAATATCTACTTCCTCAAAAAGATAGAGAATTAATTTCAAAAGTTTCAAACTCAAGTTCTATGATTTATGAAATGTATGAAACAATGAGATTTAAAGATAATGAAGAAAAAATATTAAACTATAAAGAAAAAGAATACATAGTTAATCAAAAATTTATTTCTGACATCTACACTTATTCTGATCCGATAAAAGATCAAGAGTTAAGAGCATTAGCAAGTTTAAAATATAAAGAAGATATAAATAATAAAAAACATACGTTTGCAAAAATATATGAGTCAATAGTAAAAGAAGAAATTGAATCATGCAAAATTTTGGGAATGAAAGGTTTTAAAGAAAACTTTTTTGATGATGATGATTTTTCTATAAAAGATTTTTTAAGTTTACTTGAGTTTACTTCAAAAAATTCAAAAGTATATTATAAGTATTATGGAGTTATAAAAAATTATTTAAAGCTAGATAAATTTTATGGAACCGATTCAAGTTTAGAATTATTTAAATTGGAAAAATTAAATTACAGTGTAGAGGATGCGAAAGAAATTATCACAAAATCTTTAAAACCATTAGGGGATGAGTATCTTAAAAATTTAGAATATTGTTGAAGTGAAAATAAAATTGATTATTTTGAAGATGAAAACAAATCAACAGGAGCATTCACTGTTGGAAGTCACACTTATGATTCATTAATTTCTATGAACTTTACAGATGATGTAGATTCAATTTCTACTTTAGCACATGAAGTAGGACACGCTGTTCACAACTTGTTTGCAAAACAAAATCAACCCAAACCATTGAATGGTTTTTCAAACATGATTGCAGAAGTGGCATCAACTTTTAATGAGCATTTATTATTTGATTACTTAATAAAAAATGAAAAAGATGAAAACAGAAAACTAACTTTAATTCAAAATAGAATTGAATTTATTTTTAACAATTTCTTTTCAGCTGTTGCAGATGCACAATTTGAATTTAACTGTTATGAAGAAAGTGAGAAAGGCAAAATTCTTACTTTAGAAAAAATATCAGAGCTATTAAAAATATCTAATAGAAAAATACTTGGGAAATCTATTTTTGATAGATTTGATTCTGAAAGCTACAAATATAGTTGAATTTCTATATCTCATTTATTTGAACAACCATTTTATATTTATAAATATGCAGTATCAATTGCTGTTTCATTTAAATTATATTCACAATTTAAATCTACAAGTGATTCAACACAAATAATAAATTTATTAAAAGACGGGGGAAGTTTAGAAGTTACAGAATTATTTAGCAAGTATGGTTTTGATTGCAAAAATGAAAATTCATATAGTGAAATAATACAAGAAGTAGAAAACTTAGTAGATCAATTTGAATCTTTATTGAATAAAAAAACAACTTAA
- a CDS encoding AAA family ATPase, with product MIKTKFNVDQDLDYTKFNPLFNKVKQKEGFKNNGIYIHGKPGVGKTTFIKKFVEHSKINFEVVNVSQWIKSHQQAWENGYEGIYAPSANRLAQKQILILDDLGSEFIHKSTLPYIYNLLNERFENSKQDSTLITIVTSNYDLENLEKNYNTKSDNVTSSRIISRLKGLIDLNIEFEGIDKRYSNEIENKNFEYIDF from the coding sequence ATGATTAAAACTAAATTTAATGTTGATCAAGATTTAGATTATACAAAATTTAATCCTTTATTTAACAAAGTTAAACAAAAAGAAGGATTTAAAAATAATGGAATCTATATTCATGGCAAACCAGGAGTTGGAAAAACTACTTTTATAAAAAAATTTGTTGAACATTCCAAAATTAATTTTGAAGTTGTTAATGTTTCTCAATGAATAAAATCTCATCAACAAGCATGAGAAAACGGATATGAGGGAATTTATGCTCCTAGCGCTAATCGTTTAGCTCAAAAACAAATTTTAATTCTTGATGATTTAGGAAGTGAATTTATTCATAAATCTACACTTCCTTATATCTACAATTTATTAAACGAAAGATTTGAAAACAGCAAACAAGATAGCACATTAATTACAATAGTTACTTCAAATTATGATTTAGAAAATTTAGAAAAAAATTATAATACTAAATCAGATAATGTAACTTCATCAAGAATTATTTCTAGATTAAAGGGGTTAATTGATCTAAATATAGAATTTGAAGGCATTGATAAAAGATACTCCAATGAAATTGAAAATAAAAATTTTGAATATATTGATTTTTAA
- a CDS encoding ThiF family adenylyltransferase: protein MNKIIFLVGVGGTGGLLAGKLAKFLTNEDSLVLIDGDKVEYKNVIRQPFQNHDVYSYKAESLTRKINSISRFKNCYSINKFLNKENSLFKIIKSFNAVFNKVIIISCVDNHKTRILIEKSTNMFKNLLLEKDFSWIGYSKASDVIYIDSANEDIYGDILINEFRSNIYNLKIEKETELKISEESCEELINDGIIQQFSTNDQASNLILKVLSNIDMYIKNKYHIKFWEFNSKIEKIKQNNKNGKTSN, encoded by the coding sequence ATGAATAAAATAATATTTTTAGTTGGAGTAGGGGGCACAGGTGGTCTTCTTGCTGGGAAACTAGCAAAATTTTTAACAAATGAAGATAGTTTAGTATTAATCGATGGTGACAAAGTTGAATATAAAAATGTTATAAGACAACCCTTTCAAAATCATGATGTCTATAGTTATAAAGCTGAAAGTTTAACTAGAAAAATAAACAGTATAAGTAGATTTAAAAATTGTTATTCTATTAATAAATTTTTAAATAAAGAAAATTCATTATTTAAAATAATTAAGTCTTTTAACGCCGTTTTTAATAAGGTAATAATAATAAGTTGTGTTGATAATCACAAAACCAGAATACTTATTGAAAAATCAACAAATATGTTTAAAAATTTATTGCTAGAAAAAGATTTTAGTTGAATTGGATATTCTAAAGCTTCAGATGTAATTTATATTGATTCAGCAAATGAAGATATATATGGCGATATTTTAATTAATGAATTTAGAAGTAATATTTATAATTTAAAAATTGAAAAAGAAACAGAACTTAAAATATCAGAAGAAAGTTGTGAAGAGTTGATAAATGACGGAATTATTCAACAATTTTCAACAAACGATCAAGCAAGTAACTTAATTTTAAAAGTTTTATCAAATATTGATATGTATATAAAAAATAAATATCATATTAAGTTTTGAGAATTTAATTCTAAAATTGAAAAAATAAAGCAAAACAACAAAAATGGAAAAACATCAAATTAG
- a CDS encoding ParB/RepB/Spo0J family partition protein, with product MYKIELIEINRILNNPFQPRKHFDSNSIVELANSISKIGLLQPIIVNINNKNEIKLIAGQRRLETYKKLNKRFIECLIIPGNASEKDFTQASIIENIQREEMSSYDTALSLKELKDNGMTLQEISEQIGKSLSWISKSINALSLGKLNLEIQEKIEKGNLEISKAALIASEKKLTSNEKCELVKEVIEGNLTKKELENKLNKKEFIKNADWLNLESNIQRKLGTKITIQKNKLTIMFLDKDDLNRILEEMSLI from the coding sequence ATGTATAAAATTGAATTAATAGAAATTAATAGAATACTAAATAATCCTTTCCAACCAAGAAAACACTTTGATAGTAATTCAATAGTAGAGCTTGCAAATTCAATATCTAAAATTGGTTTATTACAACCAATTATTGTAAATATTAATAATAAAAATGAAATTAAACTAATTGCTGGACAAAGAAGATTAGAAACTTATAAAAAATTAAATAAAAGATTTATTGAATGCTTAATAATTCCTGGTAATGCAAGTGAAAAAGACTTTACACAAGCAAGTATTATTGAAAATATTCAAAGAGAAGAAATGTCTTCTTATGATACTGCATTATCTTTAAAGGAACTTAAAGATAATGGAATGACATTACAAGAGATATCAGAACAAATTGGTAAATCATTAAGTTGAATTTCTAAATCAATTAATGCATTATCGCTTGGTAAATTAAATTTAGAAATACAAGAAAAAATTGAAAAAGGAAATTTAGAAATTTCTAAAGCAGCATTAATAGCAAGTGAAAAAAAATTAACAAGTAATGAAAAATGCGAGTTAGTCAAAGAAGTAATTGAAGGTAATTTAACCAAAAAAGAACTTGAAAATAAATTAAATAAAAAAGAATTTATAAAAAATGCAGATTGGTTGAATTTAGAATCAAACATTCAAAGAAAATTAGGAACAAAAATCACAATTCAAAAAAATAAGTTAACAATAATGTTTTTAGATAAAGATGATCTTAATAGAATTTTAGAAGAAATGAGTTTAATTTAA